A genomic segment from Anopheles merus strain MAF unplaced genomic scaffold, AmerM5.1 LNR4000150, whole genome shotgun sequence encodes:
- the LOC121601708 gene encoding PP2C-like domain-containing protein CG9801 — MPSFRQKVTTYFRQLSFVSERDQRGPTQQCSTMADGSFMTRYLEGEWDPQASMAPIYSGKLPEDLPEVRIGQYAVSQTEKDAAYTGPFEGLTGVRRAKSHLTAGIEDDIDYIDVLQDQASTSQQDKSKKISPAFDSNSNSKSFAPFTPAKHSIVSNQLTSGEKNPETKKNSDDPIANITDWNRPNEDAYGISVSLYETHLHTSGNVGDPIADCFGIVSRADSCIMAMADGVNWGEGARIAARSAIQGAIEYLSSAIFGIHQVTSTRAIFVSLIRSFWEAHNYILQVGGALSTLTVAIVLPIESSDQSIVCCCNVGDSLGYIFSKNNIVREITMGSHDVSLMRDMRDALGALGPVYGDKPEMSNLTLSMSYVDEGDIVFLTSDGISDNFDPVVGKFAEAVGSKSTSTANSSSNAVNTSNPPTSNQHHERKSKAGLAPKRQNKSAPMLTLAQNSGASDPEQGNANHAASTRAERKISVPVRKTVPPIAGMQDKGYNSKYVTRSKTFIEPAAVLRRSNNVVTKPHTAIVLPQVTAQQRHVLTLLRIADLLVYGINGSLRPCTNAKQLCQLLIDFVSCITAAKRKLLEQRELYYKVVCSPDGTRKEVPHSAHEHKAIRKRMVDGTTFSLLPGKLDHASIVAYTVSRRRSEIKPTAEHII, encoded by the exons GACTTGCCGGAGGTACGAATTGGTCAGTATGCTGTAAGTCAAACGGAAAAAGACGCTGCTTATACAGGACCATTCGAAGGTCTCACGGGAGTGAGACGTGCCAAATCGCATCTAACGGCAGGAATTGAAGACGATATTGATTACATCGACGTTCTGCAAGATCAAGCTTCGACATCGCAACAGGACAAATCAAAGAAAATTTCTCCAGCATTTGActcaaattcaaattcaaaatcgTTTGCTCCGTTCACTCCTGCAAAGCATTCCATTGTCTCAAATCAATTGACGAGCGGGGAGAAGAATCCggagacgaaaaaaaacagtgatgATCCTATAGCAAACATCACTGACTGGAACCGTCCAAATGAAGATGCATACGGTATATCTGTATCGTTGTACGaaacacatttacacacatCCGGAAATGTTGGTGATCCGATTGCAGATTGTTTTGGTATCGTATCCCGGGCAGATTCGTGCATAATGGCAATGGCTGATGGTGTGAACTGGG GGGAAGGTGCCCGGATTGCAGCGAGATCGGCAATTCAGGGTGCAATAGAATATCtgagttctgcgatttttggcATACACCAAG TAACTTCGACCAGAGCCATTTTTGTTAGCTTGATTCGCAGCTTTTGGGAGGCACACAACTACATACTTCAAGTCGGAGGAGCCTTGAGCACGTTGACCGTCGCCATCGTATTACCCATTGAGTCATCAGACCAAAGTATTGTTTGCTGTTGCAATGTAGGGGACTCTCTTGGGTATATATTTTCGAAAAACAATATCGTACGGGAGATAACTATGG GTTCACATGATGTTAGTCTTATGCGCGATATGCGAGATGCCTTAGGTGCATTAGGCCCCGTGTATGGCGATAAACCGGAAATGAGCAATCTCACACTATCTATGTCATACGTCGATGAAGGAGACATTGTGTTTCTTACATCGGATGGCATCAGTGACAATTTTGATCCAGTGGTCGGAAAATTTGCGGAAGCGGTCGGCAGTAAATCTACCAGTACTGCTAATAGTAGCAGTAACGCTGTCAACACCAGCAATCCTCCAACATCCAACCAGCATCATGAACGGAAAAGTAAAGCAGGTCTAGCCCCTAAAAGACAGAACAAAAGTGCACCTATGCTTACATTAGCACAAAACAGTGGTGCATCGGATCCCGAGCAAGGAAACGCGAATCACGCTGCTAGTACGCGTGCCGAACGAAAAATTTCTGTTCCGGTGAGAAAAACAGTACCACCGATCGCTGGAATGCAGGACAAAGGCTATAACTCGAAATATGTAACTAGATCGAAAACGTTCATTGAACCGGCGGCAGTGTTAAGGCGATCGAACAATGTCGTTACAAAGCCACACACTGCAATAGTGCTACCTCAGGTGACAGCACAGCAAAGACACGTTCTAACTCTGTTAAGGATAGCCGACCTGCTCGTTTACGGTATAAATGGTTCACTACGGCCTTGTACGAATGCTAAACAATTATGCCAGCTGTTGATCGACTTTGTGTCCTGTATAACGGCTGCCAAACGCAAGCTCCTGGAGCAACGCGAGTTATATTATAAGGTAGTGTGCTCTCCGGACGGAACCCGAAAGGAAGTTCCACACAGCGCACACGAGCACAAAGCGATACGAAAGCGTATGGTAGATGGTACTACATTTTCGTTGCTCCCTGGAAAACTGGATCATGCTTCGATTGTAGCGTATACCGTTAGCAGACGAAGATCGGAAATTAAACCAACGGCTGAACATATTATCTAA
- the LOC121601705 gene encoding phosphatidylinositol 3-kinase catalytic subunit type 3-like, with the protein MESALRYIGSSSLLQKISIKIGTLEGENVGYSYEKLIEQPLLKFSGMYTEKTPPLKVKLQIFDNGEPVGLPVCTSHKHFTTRWSWNEWVTLPLRFTDISRTAVLGLTIYDCAGGREQLTVVGGTSISFFSTNGLFRQGLYDLKVWPQMEPDGACNSITPGKAINTGVHQMQRLSKLAKKHRNGQMEKIDWLDRLTFRELEVINEMEKRNSQFLYLMVEFPQVYIHEKLYSVIHLEKNSNSVVTFIAKPKIVVVPDCEIHQENLVERKHHRLSRSDRSGTSDRDVKPNAIVRDTLNSIVYRYSSTYPLSSEEQDIIWKYRFYLSSHKKALTKFLKCVNWETAAEVRQALALLESWSPMDVEDALELLNSTFRHPIVRWYAITRLNEASDEYLLLYLLQLVQALKYEPFDESSNSATRSPTEGKEIFQSYEEPTDAQFDNLQPDSTGISDNNVEEVINNRYQCSSVNNLANFLVERACQNPTLANYLYWYLTIECEDERSSKKDLKISKMYSNVLRMFLNCLYKGTPEMKATHAQLKEQQHFVDRLVTLVKIVAKESGNRKRKTEKFQQFLAESSSSNVTKFNFNNFGPIVFPLDPSIKITGIAAEKVSLFKSALMPSKLTFRTTSGTDYVAIFKHGDDLRQDQLILQMITLMDKLLQKENLDLKLTPYRVLATSSKHGFMQYIDSVTVAEVLNTEGSIHNYFRKFNPCETGPFGILPEIMDTYIKSCAGYCVITYLLGIGDRHLDNLLLTSSGKLFHIDFGYILGRDPKPMPPPMKLSKEMVEAMGGINSEYYNTFRKLCYTAFLHLRRHANVMLNLFGLMVDASVPDIALEPDKSVKKVEDNLRLDLSDEEAVQHLQNLLDISITAVMPALVEQIHKLAQYWRK; encoded by the exons ATGGAAAGCGCTTTACGATACATTGGTAGTTCTTCTTTACTCCAAAAAATTTCGATCAAAAT CGGAACACTGGAGGGAGAAAATGTAGGCTATTCATATGAGAAGCTGATCGAACAACCGTTGCTAAAGTTCTCCGGAATGTATACGGAGAAAACGCCGCcattgaaagtgaaattgCAAATCTTTGATAACGGAGAACCAGTGGGATTGCCAGTGTGCACATCCCACAAACATTTCACAACGCGATGGAG CTGGAATGAATGGGTAACCTTACCTTTGCGCTTCACTGATATTTCTCGcacagcagtgcttggattaACCATCTACGATTGTGCAGGAGGAAGAGAACAGTTAACAGTTGTAGGTGGAACGTCGATATCGTTTTTTAGCACGAACGGTCTCTTCCGTCAG GGTTTGTACGATCTGAAAGTGTGGCCTCAAATGGAACCGGATGGAGCATGTAATTCAATAACCCCGGGCAAGGCTATCAATACCGGCGTTCATCAAATGCAACGATTATCGAAACtcgcaaaaaaacacagaaatgGCCAGATGGAAAAG ATTGATTGGCTCGATCGTCTTACTTTCCGCGAACTTGAGGTTATAAATGAAATGGAGAAACGTAATTCCCAGTTTCTTTACCTAATGGTGGAATTTCCACAGGTATACATCCATGAAAAACTA TATTCCGTGATTCACCTGGAGAAAAATTCAAACTCCGTGGTAACATTTATTGCGAAGCCAAAAATAGTAGTGGTTCCAGATTGCGAAATTCATCAG GAAAACCTTGTTGAGCGCAAACACCATAGACTTTCCAGATCGGACCGTTCTGGAACATCCGATAGAGATGTTAAGCCTAATGCAAT AGTCCGGGATACATTAAACTCGATCGTGTATCGATACTCCTCTACCTATCCTTTAAGTAGCGAGGAACAAGATATAATCTGGAAGTATCGTTTCTACCTTAGCAGTCATAAGAAAGCGTTAAccaaatttttaaaatgtgtgaaCTGGGAAACCGCTGCTGAAGTGCGACAGGCTCTAGCATTACTTGAAAGTTGGTCCCCCATGGATGTGGAAGACGCTCTAGAATTGTTGAATTCTACATTCCGCCATCCCATCGTTAGATG GTACGCGATCACTCGTCTCAATGAAGCTTCCGATGAATATCTACTTTTGTATTTGCTACAACTTGTACAAGCTTTAAAATACGAGCCATTCGATGAGTCCAGT AACTCTGCTACTCGTTCACCAACCGAAGGAAAGGAGATTTTTCAATCTTACGAGGAACCAACAGACGCTCAATTCGATAATCTACAACCAGACAGCACAG GTATCTCTGACAATAACGTCGAAGAAGTGATAAACAATCGATATCAATGTAGTAGTGTCAACAATTTGGCAAATTTTCTTGTTGAACGGGCGTGTCAAAATCCAACTCTCGCCAATTATCTGTACTGGTATTTGACGATAGAATGCGAGGACGAACGAAGCAGTAAAAAGGATcttaaaataagcaaaatgtACTCCAATGTTTTGCGGATGTTTTTGAACTGCTTGTATAAAG GCACTCCAGAAATGAAAGCAACACACGCGCAATTGAAAGAGCAGCAACACTTTGTGGATCGATTGGTAACTTTAGTGAAGATAGTTGCAAAAGAGTCGGGCAATAGAAAACGAAAGACCGAAAAATTCCAGCAGTTTCTTGCTGAGTCAAGCTCTTCCAACGTTACCAAGTTCAACTTTAATAATTTTGGTCCCATAGTCTTTCCATTAGATCCCAGCATCAAAATAACAGGAATCGCGGCCGAAAAGGTGTCTTTGTTTAAAAGTGCCTTAATGCCGTCAAA ATTAACCTTCCGCACCACCAGCGGAACGGATTATGTGGCAATCTTTAAGCACGGAGACGATCTTCGGCAGGATCAACTTATTTTGCAGATGATCACACTAATGGACAAGTTGCTGCAGAAGGAAAATCTTGACCTAAAGCTAACCCCATATCGCGTACTGGCAACCAGTTCTAAACACGGATTTATGCAGTACATTGATTCGGTAACGGTGGCTGAGGTGCTCAATACGGAAGGAAGCATTCATAACTACTTCCGTAAATTTAATCCTTGCGAAACGGGCCCATTTGGTATCTTGCCAGAGATAATGGACACGTACATTAAAAGCTGTGCAGGATATTGCGTAATAACGTATCTGCTGG GAATTGGAGATCGGCATCTGGATAACCTGTTATTAACGTCCAGCGGAAAACTGTTTCATATCGATTTTGGATATATACTAGGCCGTGACCCGAAACCTATGCCTCCACCGATGAAGCTGAGCAAGGAGATGGTCGAGGCGATGGGTGGAATTAACTCAGAATATTACAATACCTTTCGGAAACTGTGTTACACTGCATTCCTGCATTTGCGGCGTCATGCAAATGTAATGCTCAATCTGTTTGGGTTGATGGTTGATGCATCCGTCCCCGACATTGCGTTAGAACCGGATAAGTCAGTTAAAAAGGTGGAGGATAATCTTCGACTCGATTTATCCGATGAGGAAGCTGTACAGCATTTGCAAAATCTATTGGATATCTCCATAACGGCCGTAATGCCTGCCTTGGTAGAACAAATACACAAGTTAGCTCAGTACTGGCGAAAGTAA
- the LOC121601704 gene encoding ionotropic receptor 25a-like isoform X1, producing the protein MDLRNGRRWLILIPIQLASYAIIAIMGQTTQNINILFVNEVDNNLANVAVEVALNYVKKNPQLGLSVDMMYVEGNRTDSKDLLQALCSKYGQSLSENRPPHLLLDTTLTGVSSETVKSFSLALGIPTVSASFGQEGDLRQWRDLTPTKRGYLLQVMPPADMIPQVIRSIIIYMNITNAAILYDNTFVMDHKYKALLQNIPTRHVITTIADDRDRASQIEKLRNLDINNFFILGSLASIKQVLESAKNEYFERNFAWHVITQEQKDLTCNVENATIMFLRPMSDSSSKDRLGSIRTTYNLKQEPQITGFFYFDLTLRALIAIKNILQSGSWPSNMKYITCEDYDGTNTPNHTIDLKSAFIEVTEPTTFGPFEIPKGGKMQFNGNTYMKFDMDINAVSIRSGASVNTRSLGTWEASLNAPINVANEAEIKNLTADVVYRVYTVVQAPFIMRDPTAPKGFKGYCIDLLNKIAEIVEFDYEIREVEDGKFGNMNENGEWNGIVRKLIDKQADIGLGSMSVMAERETVIDFTVPYYDLVGISIMMQLPSTPSSLFKFLTVLETNVWLCILAAYFFTSFLMWIFDRYSPYSYQNNREKYKNDDEKREFNIKECLWFCMTSLTPQGGGEAPKNLSGRLVAATWWLFGFIIIASYTANLAAFLTVSRLDTPVESLDDLSKQYKILYAPLNGSSAMTYFQRMADIEAKFYEIWKEMSLNDSLTAVERSKLAVWDYPVSDKYTKMWQAMLEAGLPNSLEEAVQRIRNSTSASGFAFLGDATDIRYQVLTNCDLQMVGEEFSRKPYAIAVQQGSPLKDQFNNAILMLLNRRELEKLKEQWWKNDDVQNKCEKPDDQSDGISIQNIGGVFIVIFVGIGMACITLLFEFWYYKYRNNSKVIDVAESTDQQHGGTIVKNVRPAGKLMKQDSLKDSTKGHNYQNLRTRTLMPNLSKFQPRF; encoded by the exons ATGGATCTTAGGAACGGAAGGCGTTGGCTGATTTTAATCCCTATTCAGCTTGCATCATATGCAATTATAGCGATCATGGGACAAACTACCCAAAATATTAATATAT TGTTTGTCAATGAGGTAGATAACAATTTGGCTAATGTTGCTGTTGAAGTCGCACTGAACTATGTTAAAAAGAATCCACAACTGGGGCTGTCAGTTGATATGATGTACGTAGAAGGAAACCGCACCGACTCCAAGGATCTGCTACAAGCGC TGTGCTCGAAGTATGGCCAGTCTTTGAGCGAAAATCGACCGCCACACTTACTACTGGATACCACGCTGACTGGAGTATCATCGGAAACGGTGAAATCGTTCAGTCTGGCACTTGGCATACCAACCGTATCGGCTTCGTTTGGACAGGAAGGAGATTTACGCCAATGGAGAGACTTGACGCCAACCAAACGCGGCTATTTGCTTCAG GTTATGCCACCGGCTGATATGATTCCGCAAGTGATTCGGTCTATCATCATTTACATGAACATAACGAATGCTGCAATTCTGTACGACAACACATTCGTAATGGATCACAAATATAAAGCTTTACTGCAAAATATACCCACGCGCCACGTCATCACCACCATTGCTGACGATCGCGATAGAGCCAGCCAGATTGAAAAGCTTCGCAATTTGGACATAAACAATTTCTTTATACTAGGTTCTTTAGCATCGATCAAGCAAGTATTGG AATCGGCTAAAAATGAGTATTTTGAACGTAACTTTGCCTGGCATGTAATAACGCAAGAGCAAAAGGATCTGACGTGCAATGTAGAAAATGCCACTATCATGTTTCTTCGTCCGATGTCCGATAGTTCAAGCAAAGATCGATTGGGCAGTATACGCACAACATACAATCTTAAGCAGGAGCCTCAAATTACCGGATTTTTCTACTTCGACCTGACACTGCGCGCGTTAATTGCAATTAA GAATATTTTGCAGTCCGGATCCTGGCCATCAAACATGAAATACATCACGTGTGAGGATTACGACGGGACAAACACACCAAATCACACAATCGACCTTAAATCGGCTTTCATTGAGGTGACCGAGCCAACCACTTTCGGTCCGTTTGAAATACCAAAAGGCGGAAAAATGCAATTCAACGGTAACACTTACATGAAGTTTGATATGGACATTAACGCCGTTTCCATCCGTAGCGGCGCATCCGTTAATACGCGCAGTCTCGGAACATGGGAAGCGAGCTTAAATGCACCGATAAATGTAGCAAATGAGgcggaaataaaaaatcttaCTGCCGATGTTGTTTATCGTGTCTATACGGTTGTG CAAGCGCCATTCATAATGCGAGACCCAACGGCACCAAAGGGCTTCAAAGGATACTGCATCGATCTGCTCAACAAAATTGCCGAGATCGTCGAATTTGACTATGAAATACGCGAAGTGGAGGACGGAAAGTTTGGCAACATGAATGAAAACGGCGAGTGGAATGGTATAGTACGGAAGCTGATCGACAAGCAAGCAGATATCGGACTCGGCTCGATGTCTGTAATGGCCGAGCGGGAAACAGTTATAGACTTTACCGTCCCATACTATGATCTAGTTGGGATCAGTATTATGATGCAATTGCCTAGCACGCCGAGTTCGctgtttaaatttttaaccGTGCTGGAAACGAATGTGTGGCTCTGCATTTTGGCTGCCTACTTCTTTACCAGCTTTCTAATGTGGATATTTGACCGCTATAGTCCATACAGCTACCAGAATAATCGAGAGAAGTACAAGAACGACGACGAAAAACGGGAGTTCAATATTAAAGAATGTCTGTGGTTCTGCATGACATCGTTGACACCGCAAGGTGGCGGAGAAGCACCAAAGAATCTGTCCGGTCGCTTAGTCGCTGCCACATGGTGGTTGTTTGG ATTTATCATCATTGCCTCGTATACGGCTAATTTGGCAGCTTTCTTGACTGTATCCCGACTAGACACGCCAGTTGAATCACTGGATGATTTATCAAAGCAGTACAAAATTCTGTATGCCCCACTGAATGGATCATCGGCTATGACGTACTTCCAGCGAATGGCTGACATTGAAGCTAAATTTTACGA GATTTGGAAGGAGATGTCGCTCAATGACTCTCTGACAGCGGTTGAGCGATCGAAGCTAGCTGTCTGGGACTATCCGGTAAGCGATAAATACACAAAGATGTGGCAAGCCATGCTTGAGGCAGGTTTACCGAATAGTCTCGAAGAAGCCGTACAGCGCATACGAAATTCGACATCTGCCTCTGGATTCGCATTTCTGGGCGACGCAACCGACATACGCTACCAAGTGTTGACAAATTGCGATTTACAGATGGTTGGCGAAGAGTTTTCTCGCAAACCCTACGCGATCGCCGTCCAGCAAGGATCACCGCTGAAGGATCAGTTTAACAATGC TATACTGATGCTACTGAATCGACGCGAGCTGGAAAAGTTGAAAGAACAATGGTGGAAGAATGATGACGTACAAAACAAGTGCGAAAAGCCAGATGACCAGTCGGATGGCATCTCGATACAAAACATCGGAGGCGTATTCATCGTAATATTTGTGGGGATAGGGATGGCGTGCATTACGTTATTGTTTGAGTTTTGGTATTACAAGTATCGAAATAACTCCAAAGTGATCGATGTTGCCGAATCAACGGACCAGCAACACGGTGGAACAATAGTCAAAAATGTTCGTCCCGCTGGTAAGCTTATGAAGCAAGATTCGTTAAAGGACTCAACAAAAGGTCACAATTATCAAAACCTCCGAACACGCACCTTGATGCCGAATTTGAGCAAGTTTCAACCTCGCTTCTAA
- the LOC121601704 gene encoding ionotropic receptor 25a-like isoform X2 — protein MMYVEGNRTDSKDLLQALCSKYGQSLSENRPPHLLLDTTLTGVSSETVKSFSLALGIPTVSASFGQEGDLRQWRDLTPTKRGYLLQVMPPADMIPQVIRSIIIYMNITNAAILYDNTFVMDHKYKALLQNIPTRHVITTIADDRDRASQIEKLRNLDINNFFILGSLASIKQVLESAKNEYFERNFAWHVITQEQKDLTCNVENATIMFLRPMSDSSSKDRLGSIRTTYNLKQEPQITGFFYFDLTLRALIAIKNILQSGSWPSNMKYITCEDYDGTNTPNHTIDLKSAFIEVTEPTTFGPFEIPKGGKMQFNGNTYMKFDMDINAVSIRSGASVNTRSLGTWEASLNAPINVANEAEIKNLTADVVYRVYTVVQAPFIMRDPTAPKGFKGYCIDLLNKIAEIVEFDYEIREVEDGKFGNMNENGEWNGIVRKLIDKQADIGLGSMSVMAERETVIDFTVPYYDLVGISIMMQLPSTPSSLFKFLTVLETNVWLCILAAYFFTSFLMWIFDRYSPYSYQNNREKYKNDDEKREFNIKECLWFCMTSLTPQGGGEAPKNLSGRLVAATWWLFGFIIIASYTANLAAFLTVSRLDTPVESLDDLSKQYKILYAPLNGSSAMTYFQRMADIEAKFYEIWKEMSLNDSLTAVERSKLAVWDYPVSDKYTKMWQAMLEAGLPNSLEEAVQRIRNSTSASGFAFLGDATDIRYQVLTNCDLQMVGEEFSRKPYAIAVQQGSPLKDQFNNAILMLLNRRELEKLKEQWWKNDDVQNKCEKPDDQSDGISIQNIGGVFIVIFVGIGMACITLLFEFWYYKYRNNSKVIDVAESTDQQHGGTIVKNVRPAGKLMKQDSLKDSTKGHNYQNLRTRTLMPNLSKFQPRF, from the exons ATGATGTACGTAGAAGGAAACCGCACCGACTCCAAGGATCTGCTACAAGCGC TGTGCTCGAAGTATGGCCAGTCTTTGAGCGAAAATCGACCGCCACACTTACTACTGGATACCACGCTGACTGGAGTATCATCGGAAACGGTGAAATCGTTCAGTCTGGCACTTGGCATACCAACCGTATCGGCTTCGTTTGGACAGGAAGGAGATTTACGCCAATGGAGAGACTTGACGCCAACCAAACGCGGCTATTTGCTTCAG GTTATGCCACCGGCTGATATGATTCCGCAAGTGATTCGGTCTATCATCATTTACATGAACATAACGAATGCTGCAATTCTGTACGACAACACATTCGTAATGGATCACAAATATAAAGCTTTACTGCAAAATATACCCACGCGCCACGTCATCACCACCATTGCTGACGATCGCGATAGAGCCAGCCAGATTGAAAAGCTTCGCAATTTGGACATAAACAATTTCTTTATACTAGGTTCTTTAGCATCGATCAAGCAAGTATTGG AATCGGCTAAAAATGAGTATTTTGAACGTAACTTTGCCTGGCATGTAATAACGCAAGAGCAAAAGGATCTGACGTGCAATGTAGAAAATGCCACTATCATGTTTCTTCGTCCGATGTCCGATAGTTCAAGCAAAGATCGATTGGGCAGTATACGCACAACATACAATCTTAAGCAGGAGCCTCAAATTACCGGATTTTTCTACTTCGACCTGACACTGCGCGCGTTAATTGCAATTAA GAATATTTTGCAGTCCGGATCCTGGCCATCAAACATGAAATACATCACGTGTGAGGATTACGACGGGACAAACACACCAAATCACACAATCGACCTTAAATCGGCTTTCATTGAGGTGACCGAGCCAACCACTTTCGGTCCGTTTGAAATACCAAAAGGCGGAAAAATGCAATTCAACGGTAACACTTACATGAAGTTTGATATGGACATTAACGCCGTTTCCATCCGTAGCGGCGCATCCGTTAATACGCGCAGTCTCGGAACATGGGAAGCGAGCTTAAATGCACCGATAAATGTAGCAAATGAGgcggaaataaaaaatcttaCTGCCGATGTTGTTTATCGTGTCTATACGGTTGTG CAAGCGCCATTCATAATGCGAGACCCAACGGCACCAAAGGGCTTCAAAGGATACTGCATCGATCTGCTCAACAAAATTGCCGAGATCGTCGAATTTGACTATGAAATACGCGAAGTGGAGGACGGAAAGTTTGGCAACATGAATGAAAACGGCGAGTGGAATGGTATAGTACGGAAGCTGATCGACAAGCAAGCAGATATCGGACTCGGCTCGATGTCTGTAATGGCCGAGCGGGAAACAGTTATAGACTTTACCGTCCCATACTATGATCTAGTTGGGATCAGTATTATGATGCAATTGCCTAGCACGCCGAGTTCGctgtttaaatttttaaccGTGCTGGAAACGAATGTGTGGCTCTGCATTTTGGCTGCCTACTTCTTTACCAGCTTTCTAATGTGGATATTTGACCGCTATAGTCCATACAGCTACCAGAATAATCGAGAGAAGTACAAGAACGACGACGAAAAACGGGAGTTCAATATTAAAGAATGTCTGTGGTTCTGCATGACATCGTTGACACCGCAAGGTGGCGGAGAAGCACCAAAGAATCTGTCCGGTCGCTTAGTCGCTGCCACATGGTGGTTGTTTGG ATTTATCATCATTGCCTCGTATACGGCTAATTTGGCAGCTTTCTTGACTGTATCCCGACTAGACACGCCAGTTGAATCACTGGATGATTTATCAAAGCAGTACAAAATTCTGTATGCCCCACTGAATGGATCATCGGCTATGACGTACTTCCAGCGAATGGCTGACATTGAAGCTAAATTTTACGA GATTTGGAAGGAGATGTCGCTCAATGACTCTCTGACAGCGGTTGAGCGATCGAAGCTAGCTGTCTGGGACTATCCGGTAAGCGATAAATACACAAAGATGTGGCAAGCCATGCTTGAGGCAGGTTTACCGAATAGTCTCGAAGAAGCCGTACAGCGCATACGAAATTCGACATCTGCCTCTGGATTCGCATTTCTGGGCGACGCAACCGACATACGCTACCAAGTGTTGACAAATTGCGATTTACAGATGGTTGGCGAAGAGTTTTCTCGCAAACCCTACGCGATCGCCGTCCAGCAAGGATCACCGCTGAAGGATCAGTTTAACAATGC TATACTGATGCTACTGAATCGACGCGAGCTGGAAAAGTTGAAAGAACAATGGTGGAAGAATGATGACGTACAAAACAAGTGCGAAAAGCCAGATGACCAGTCGGATGGCATCTCGATACAAAACATCGGAGGCGTATTCATCGTAATATTTGTGGGGATAGGGATGGCGTGCATTACGTTATTGTTTGAGTTTTGGTATTACAAGTATCGAAATAACTCCAAAGTGATCGATGTTGCCGAATCAACGGACCAGCAACACGGTGGAACAATAGTCAAAAATGTTCGTCCCGCTGGTAAGCTTATGAAGCAAGATTCGTTAAAGGACTCAACAAAAGGTCACAATTATCAAAACCTCCGAACACGCACCTTGATGCCGAATTTGAGCAAGTTTCAACCTCGCTTCTAA